One region of Ananas comosus cultivar F153 linkage group 9, ASM154086v1, whole genome shotgun sequence genomic DNA includes:
- the LOC109715847 gene encoding uncharacterized protein LOC109715847, whose translation MAKFTVQRGFGLPLNGERAHFGCDLRDPFRSRVCGGSRFLEKSPAGFHRGSKIWSPEHWRAWSMGRKPHGSKAEECVNGCGDGGDEEDEDDEEFVEDELACFRGLVLDISYRPVNVVCWRRAICLEFMEKADVLEYYDQTVSSPRGSFYIPAVLRVPHLLQVVKRRRVKHCLSRKSIFYRDSYTCQYCSSRENLTIDHVIPTSRGGEWTWENLVTACARCNSRKGQKTPEEANIRLIKIPKAPKDYDILAIPLTSSAVKMLKMRKGVPEEWLQYLS comes from the exons ATGGCCAAGTTCACAGTGCAACGGGGTTTTGGGCTTCCACTTAATGGGGAGAGAGCTCACTTTGGGTGTGATCTAAGAGACCCATTTAGGTCTAGGGTTTGTGGGGGGAGTAGGTTTTTGGAGAAGAGCCCTGCTGGGTTTCATAGAGGCAGTAAAATTTGGTCGCCTGAGCATTGGAGAGCTTGGTCTATGGGGAGGAAACCCCATGGATCTAAAGCTGAGGAATGTGTTAATGGTTGCGGAGATGGTGGTGATGAGGAAGACGAGGATGATGAGGAGTTTGTCGAAGATGAGTTGGCCTGTTTCAGAGGATTGGTCTTGGATATCTCTTATAG GCCTGTCAATGTTGTCTGTTGGAGGCGCGCAATTTGTCTGGAATTTATGGAGAAG GCTGATGTTTTGGAGTATTACGACCAGACAGTATCATCGCCTCGAGGATCCTTCTACATTCCAGCAGTATTGAGG GTCCCACATTTGCTCCAAGTTGTTAAAAGAAGAAGAGTCAAGCATTGTCTTAGCCGTAAAAGCATTTTCTATAGGGATTCTTACACTTGTCA GTATTGCTCTTCTCGTGAAAACTTGACTATTGACCATGTTATACCGACATCACGGGGCGGCGAATGGACTTGGGAAAATCTG GTGACAGCTTGTGCGAGATGCAACTCGAGGAAGGGCCAGAAAACTCCAGAGGAAGCGAACATAAGGCTAATCAAGATCCCGAAA GCGCCTAAAGACTACGACATACTCGCCATACCCTTGACATCATCAGCTGTGAAGATGCTGAAGATGAGAAAGGGAGTTCCTGAAGAGTGGCTTCAGTACCTTTCGTAG